A region of Salinibacter sp. 10B DNA encodes the following proteins:
- a CDS encoding DUF4097 family beta strand repeat-containing protein yields the protein MISYCRLFVFPLLATTLMLGACQQPSTSDVDHTDEGVLRLGTVAVVDTVSRAVAPNDRPLVIDGFRGSVDLKGSDGSTAELQFVRQGRGQSREAARGVLDDVTITESGSEQSYSYTLETDGGAYAAVDVLGTVPRTADLRVEQSKGPVSLSGVQGALTVAHDHGPVTIQGASASVDVKVKNGDLQVDLQSLPSDATIALRTANGDVTLGVPPTASAQFEVQTNVGVIQTKGLSLAEERFMPRDAGGQYTARMGTGDASIEVQVQNGSILVQSTSVPERERPVRVDTAATESVPADSVSGGSTTPAPNAAGSSASGDTLSGTGSGPSVPQDTIPSSSTPTPDTGAGR from the coding sequence ATGATTTCGTATTGTCGTTTGTTCGTATTCCCGCTTCTTGCCACGACGCTTATGCTGGGGGCCTGTCAGCAGCCCAGTACGTCCGATGTAGATCACACCGACGAGGGCGTGCTCCGGCTCGGCACCGTCGCAGTGGTCGACACCGTCTCGCGAGCCGTAGCGCCCAACGATCGGCCGCTCGTCATTGATGGTTTTCGGGGAAGCGTGGATTTGAAGGGAAGCGACGGATCCACCGCAGAGCTTCAGTTTGTGCGCCAGGGACGGGGGCAGAGTCGAGAGGCTGCACGGGGGGTGCTGGACGACGTTACGATCACGGAGTCCGGTAGCGAGCAGTCGTACAGCTACACGTTGGAGACGGACGGGGGAGCGTACGCGGCGGTGGACGTGCTGGGCACAGTCCCGCGCACCGCCGATCTACGTGTTGAGCAGTCCAAAGGCCCGGTGTCCCTTTCGGGTGTGCAAGGGGCACTTACCGTCGCTCACGACCACGGTCCGGTCACGATCCAAGGGGCCTCGGCGTCGGTAGACGTGAAGGTGAAAAACGGAGATCTACAGGTTGATCTCCAGTCGTTGCCGTCCGACGCCACCATCGCCCTGCGGACTGCCAACGGCGACGTTACGCTGGGCGTCCCCCCGACTGCCTCCGCGCAGTTTGAGGTCCAGACCAACGTGGGGGTGATTCAGACAAAGGGGCTCTCCCTTGCGGAGGAGCGGTTCATGCCACGCGATGCCGGCGGGCAGTATACGGCACGGATGGGAACCGGGGACGCGTCCATTGAGGTGCAGGTCCAAAACGGATCGATTTTGGTGCAGAGCACCAGCGTTCCGGAGAGGGAGCGACCTGTGCGGGTGGACACGGCCGCTACCGAATCAGTGCCGGCGGATTCTGTGTCCGGTGGATCTACCACACCCGCCCCGAATGCAGCTGGCAGTTCTGCTTCAGGAGACACACTGAGCGGTACAGGGTCCGGTCCCAGTGTGCCCCAAGATACCATACCGTCATCCTCGACCCCAACGCCCGATACAGGAGCGGGTCGGTAG
- the pheA gene encoding prephenate dehydratase, with product MGLRVAFQGEPGAFSEEAVERVFEDPETVPSTAFEDVFEAVERGDVDRGVVPIENAVFGSVRVNYDHLRTHAVTIVGELQLRIRHHLMGVEGAAIETLDTIRSHAQALGQCRTWLRSYVPHATTEATPDTAGAARAVAAAGDPSVAAIASRRAANQYGLTVLADGLEDDVQNFTRFLILAPENGDVSPIGSGPQKTSVAFVLQDNVPGALFKSLAVFALRELDLLKIESRPLVGRPGRYRFYVDVDGAAYDEAVSRAFDHLREITMELQVLGSYPHGATYGGTLETGEE from the coding sequence ATGGGACTCCGCGTTGCGTTTCAGGGGGAGCCGGGTGCGTTTAGCGAAGAGGCCGTCGAACGTGTCTTTGAGGATCCGGAGACGGTTCCGTCCACGGCGTTCGAAGATGTGTTTGAAGCAGTGGAGCGAGGAGACGTGGATCGAGGGGTAGTACCGATTGAGAATGCTGTTTTCGGCAGCGTGCGCGTAAACTATGACCATCTTCGGACCCATGCGGTCACGATCGTGGGAGAGCTCCAGCTCCGCATCCGGCATCATCTGATGGGAGTGGAGGGCGCGGCCATCGAGACGCTGGACACTATTCGGTCCCACGCACAGGCCCTTGGGCAGTGTCGCACGTGGCTTCGCTCGTACGTGCCGCACGCCACGACGGAGGCCACGCCGGACACAGCGGGGGCTGCCCGCGCCGTCGCGGCGGCCGGGGACCCGTCCGTTGCCGCGATTGCCTCCCGGCGTGCCGCGAATCAGTACGGGCTCACCGTCCTGGCCGACGGACTGGAGGATGACGTGCAGAACTTTACCCGCTTCCTCATCCTTGCCCCGGAGAACGGCGACGTCTCTCCGATCGGCTCCGGCCCTCAGAAAACCTCCGTTGCGTTCGTCCTACAGGACAATGTGCCGGGGGCGCTCTTCAAAAGTCTCGCTGTTTTCGCCCTTCGTGAGCTCGATCTTCTCAAGATTGAAAGTCGTCCGCTGGTCGGGCGGCCCGGCCGGTATCGGTTTTACGTAGATGTGGATGGGGCGGCCTACGACGAAGCGGTGTCCCGCGCGTTCGACCACCTACGCGAGATTACAATGGAGCTACAGGTGTTGGGCTCCTATCCACACGGGGCTACGTACGGGGGGACGTTGGAGACCGGCGAGGAGTAG
- a CDS encoding endonuclease/exonuclease/phosphatase family protein translates to MVSRVAPVLCIFIFALALGCSGMGETSDPPNSTDDSAAVESGTVDGYVAQPARIYIDGSGTDWKTLSVRHEEVGDGEGLDVERLWTAHTEQHLFLRVELGQAINLQEGNSLTLFVDADNDPSTGTGTFGAELEWAFGEREGTVRGQTVGHAEIGLHSLPTVTSDIFEVAIDRSAVQADDSLRIALSSDGDRLPDGSGGLGYVLTEASTELEAPGIDAPTTADLRIFSQNSVNNFDEERSAIFAEERQPSYRRMIQAVAPDVIAFQEIYSQTAAETEEVVEGTFGRAEKWEWAKEGQDLVLGSRYPIVDTHTIPGYEEYESGAFLLDATEALGRRLIVVNMHPPCCNYDANDEHPARNVQRQRVVDGVVAFIRKVKSGKGPFDVAAKTPIAVVGDMNFVGDAQQPKTLQTGDIVHNEDFGSSEAPDWDGTALLDTRPRQTGAPMHTTWESTGSSFPPGRLDYAFVTDSVLDVVHEFVLNTATLSDEQLNRHDLRSGDTATASDHFPVVVDVAAK, encoded by the coding sequence ATGGTATCACGTGTCGCACCGGTCCTTTGCATCTTTATATTTGCGCTAGCCCTGGGGTGTAGCGGCATGGGCGAGACGAGTGACCCGCCCAACTCCACGGACGACTCGGCGGCTGTCGAGTCGGGAACGGTTGATGGGTACGTAGCGCAGCCGGCTCGCATCTACATTGATGGGAGCGGGACCGACTGGAAGACGCTGTCGGTACGGCACGAGGAGGTGGGGGATGGGGAGGGACTGGACGTTGAGCGCCTGTGGACGGCCCACACCGAGCAGCATCTTTTCCTGCGTGTCGAACTTGGGCAGGCCATCAACCTGCAGGAGGGCAACAGTCTGACTCTCTTTGTGGATGCTGACAACGACCCCTCTACGGGCACCGGGACGTTCGGGGCGGAACTGGAGTGGGCCTTTGGGGAACGGGAGGGCACCGTGCGGGGGCAAACCGTGGGGCACGCCGAAATTGGGCTCCATTCACTGCCAACGGTTACATCCGACATTTTTGAGGTTGCGATTGACCGGTCGGCAGTACAGGCCGACGACAGTCTCCGGATTGCGTTGTCCAGCGACGGCGATCGCCTGCCGGATGGAAGTGGAGGGCTTGGCTACGTGCTTACGGAGGCGTCGACGGAGTTGGAGGCACCGGGCATTGACGCGCCTACGACGGCAGATCTGCGCATCTTTTCCCAAAACTCCGTAAACAACTTTGACGAAGAGCGGAGCGCCATTTTTGCCGAGGAGCGCCAACCGAGCTACCGGCGGATGATTCAAGCAGTCGCGCCGGATGTGATCGCCTTCCAGGAAATCTATTCTCAGACGGCAGCCGAAACGGAAGAGGTCGTGGAAGGGACGTTCGGCCGGGCTGAGAAGTGGGAGTGGGCGAAGGAGGGACAGGACCTTGTGCTTGGCAGCCGCTATCCGATTGTCGATACGCACACGATTCCGGGTTATGAGGAGTACGAGAGTGGGGCGTTTTTGCTCGACGCAACGGAGGCGCTGGGACGCCGACTGATTGTCGTAAACATGCACCCGCCCTGCTGCAACTACGACGCCAACGACGAGCATCCGGCCCGCAACGTGCAACGGCAGCGGGTCGTGGATGGCGTCGTGGCCTTTATCCGAAAGGTGAAGAGTGGAAAAGGGCCTTTCGATGTAGCGGCCAAGACCCCAATCGCCGTGGTGGGAGACATGAACTTCGTGGGCGACGCGCAACAGCCCAAAACCCTGCAGACGGGCGACATCGTGCACAATGAGGACTTCGGCTCGTCGGAGGCGCCGGATTGGGACGGCACCGCCCTTCTCGATACTAGGCCTCGGCAAACCGGTGCGCCGATGCATACCACCTGGGAATCAACCGGCAGCTCGTTTCCGCCAGGCCGTCTCGACTATGCGTTCGTTACCGACAGCGTCCTCGACGTGGTGCACGAGTTTGTTCTGAACACCGCTACTCTCTCTGACGAGCAGCTGAACCGACACGACCTCCGCTCGGGGGATACCGCCACGGCCTCTGATCATTTTCCGGTCGTTGTTGATGTGGCTGCGAAGTAG
- a CDS encoding SGNH/GDSL hydrolase family protein encodes MTLRFLPFRPGLLGILVLAGFLPLLTSCSDESLVASEATSDTFARYVALGNSITAGFQSNGIVDSTQQASYANLLAGRMNTRFEIPRLNAPGCPPPVDNIILSALDGIGGDSSSRCGLRSSPIPTALNNVAVPGAKVIDALNNGSEASSPNELTTFILGGRTQVEAATQVDPTFASVWLGNNDALRAALSGNPDRLTPIAAFESQITRVVDSLSNAGAERGVLIGVANPTYIPHLSPGQAYAQAESQINQIGNSVASQNPDLTWGGFSVEGTCSGSGATTRIPFQYGIGTLFTTALQGTAVQLDCGPSSAPAPLLTPAEQRTISSRVQAYNSALSALASDNGWAYVDVNPALAALYGANAADADPSNDLVPKFPNPPNLQNPSESPPTFGQYFSEDGVHPSSSTHRVVAHLVIQQLNSRYEDVSLDQISIPDEIASLLEAG; translated from the coding sequence ATGACTCTCCGTTTTCTTCCCTTTCGTCCTGGCCTACTGGGCATCCTCGTCCTCGCGGGATTCCTCCCTTTGCTAACGAGTTGTAGCGACGAATCACTGGTTGCTTCTGAGGCCACCAGTGACACATTTGCCCGGTACGTGGCCCTTGGAAATAGCATTACTGCTGGCTTCCAGTCGAACGGTATTGTTGACTCAACGCAGCAGGCGTCCTACGCGAATCTCCTGGCGGGCCGGATGAACACCCGCTTTGAGATTCCTCGTTTGAACGCGCCGGGCTGTCCTCCCCCAGTCGACAACATCATTCTTTCGGCACTGGATGGCATTGGTGGCGACTCTTCTTCCCGCTGTGGTCTTCGGTCCAGTCCCATCCCGACGGCGCTCAACAACGTTGCTGTTCCGGGCGCGAAAGTGATTGACGCCCTGAACAACGGTTCGGAAGCCTCCTCGCCAAATGAACTTACGACCTTCATTCTCGGCGGTCGAACGCAGGTAGAGGCCGCCACACAAGTCGATCCGACATTCGCCTCGGTTTGGCTTGGCAACAATGATGCGCTCAGGGCCGCTCTGTCCGGAAATCCTGATCGCCTGACCCCCATCGCCGCATTCGAGTCTCAGATCACCCGGGTCGTCGACAGTCTCTCAAATGCCGGTGCGGAACGAGGCGTTCTTATCGGCGTCGCCAATCCCACCTACATTCCGCACCTCTCTCCTGGACAAGCCTACGCCCAGGCAGAATCGCAAATTAACCAAATTGGGAACAGCGTCGCCAGTCAAAACCCCGATCTCACCTGGGGCGGTTTCTCCGTAGAGGGCACTTGTAGCGGCTCAGGGGCCACCACCCGAATTCCCTTTCAGTACGGAATCGGTACGCTATTCACGACTGCCCTCCAAGGCACTGCTGTACAGCTCGACTGCGGGCCGAGCAGTGCTCCGGCCCCGCTCCTCACCCCCGCCGAGCAGCGCACAATCTCGAGTCGCGTTCAGGCGTATAACTCAGCACTCTCCGCTTTGGCCAGCGATAACGGCTGGGCTTACGTTGACGTCAACCCTGCCCTCGCGGCCCTGTACGGCGCAAACGCAGCGGATGCGGATCCAAGCAATGACCTCGTGCCCAAATTCCCTAATCCCCCAAATCTCCAGAATCCATCGGAGAGTCCACCAACGTTCGGTCAGTACTTCAGTGAGGACGGGGTGCATCCTTCAAGCTCTACCCACCGCGTGGTTGCTCATCTCGTGATCCAACAACTGAATAGTCGATACGAGGACGTCAGTCTCGACCAGATCTCCATTCCGGACGAGATTGCGTCGCTGCTGGAGGCAGGATAA
- a CDS encoding cytochrome C oxidase subunit II yields the protein MASPIEPPTGHWWNHPVADTEKTWLWICLLTALILFGWMVGWSHLGEQNPTGHTYRVSAEAYRQKVSSFTDQAVDTEQGLRPAGTDVYVAAYQWGWDGLPVVLEAGKEYQVHLGSYDVQHGFSVRDQEDLIRQFNLQILPGYEWVIPMTFDEPGTYRLICNEFCGLGHRVMQNKIIVVEGDSS from the coding sequence ATGGCTTCACCAATCGAACCGCCCACGGGACACTGGTGGAATCATCCGGTTGCGGACACCGAAAAGACGTGGCTCTGGATCTGTCTCTTGACGGCCCTCATCCTCTTCGGCTGGATGGTGGGATGGTCCCATCTTGGAGAGCAGAATCCGACGGGCCATACCTACCGCGTGAGCGCCGAAGCGTATCGCCAGAAAGTGTCCAGCTTTACCGACCAGGCCGTCGACACAGAGCAGGGACTCCGTCCTGCGGGTACGGATGTCTACGTGGCAGCCTATCAGTGGGGATGGGACGGCCTTCCCGTCGTGCTGGAAGCCGGGAAAGAGTACCAGGTCCACCTCGGAAGCTACGACGTGCAGCACGGCTTCTCGGTGCGCGATCAGGAGGACCTCATCCGACAGTTCAACCTACAGATTCTCCCCGGGTACGAGTGGGTCATTCCGATGACCTTCGACGAGCCGGGCACCTACCGCCTCATCTGTAACGAATTCTGCGGGCTTGGACACCGCGTCATGCAAAACAAAATCATCGTGGTGGAGGGTGATTCGTCATGA
- a CDS encoding outer membrane protein transport protein produces the protein MWCHPFQTISLKPYGRVALGVVVPALFCLLLSSPASGQGFSVYEQGTCTMAQAGAAVASPCGDGSSIFFNPAGLLETDGITVSGGATAIAAQGSFTADYTGRETELQNDPIFVPHLYGTWRSSPDLAVGLGVYVPYGLETVWPTNWDGAFEGYENSLQSIYIQPTVAYELTDRIQIGGGPILGISRVELNQRLDVSAQTVPSDAVPEGTTFGNLGIPFHTAFADAGLEGDALGFGGHVGIMVEVTDRIRFGSRYLSPIKFEYEGDASFSPVPTGLQLPSNNPITGSPIALDFLLEASFVDGPLVNQSIETELTMPAQLVAGIAFDVTDRLLLQADYQWTGWSAFDTIPLDFERDALDQSRDEGYENTHAVRIGGSYDLTSALTLRGGYLFNQAAAPDRTVTPLLPEANRNHITAGLGWRALDQMELNVSYQYLGQNDRRGRVRGPRPGEKNPSVEDLNSGLYSFHAHLIGTTLTIYL, from the coding sequence ATGTGGTGCCATCCGTTCCAGACCATCAGTTTGAAGCCCTATGGGCGCGTCGCTCTCGGTGTGGTCGTACCGGCGTTGTTTTGCCTTTTGCTCTCCTCACCGGCCTCCGGTCAGGGATTCAGTGTGTACGAACAAGGAACGTGCACAATGGCCCAGGCAGGCGCTGCCGTAGCGTCGCCGTGCGGAGACGGCTCCTCCATTTTCTTCAATCCGGCCGGTCTACTTGAAACCGATGGCATCACGGTGAGCGGGGGCGCCACGGCCATCGCTGCCCAAGGCAGTTTTACGGCCGATTATACCGGCAGAGAAACTGAACTCCAGAACGATCCGATTTTCGTCCCTCACCTCTACGGGACATGGCGTTCCTCTCCTGACCTCGCGGTCGGGCTGGGCGTATACGTCCCCTATGGTCTCGAAACCGTGTGGCCGACCAACTGGGATGGCGCATTCGAGGGATACGAAAACAGCTTGCAGTCGATCTATATTCAGCCGACGGTCGCCTACGAGCTGACTGACCGCATTCAGATTGGAGGGGGCCCGATTCTCGGCATTAGCCGCGTAGAGCTAAACCAGCGACTTGACGTATCCGCCCAGACGGTGCCATCGGATGCTGTTCCGGAGGGCACGACTTTTGGGAATCTCGGAATTCCCTTTCACACGGCATTCGCCGACGCAGGGCTGGAGGGGGATGCACTTGGCTTCGGGGGCCACGTGGGAATCATGGTGGAGGTAACAGACCGAATCCGGTTCGGTTCTCGCTACCTCTCCCCTATCAAGTTTGAGTATGAAGGAGACGCCAGCTTCAGTCCCGTTCCGACTGGGCTCCAGCTTCCCTCCAATAATCCAATCACCGGAAGCCCAATCGCGTTGGACTTTCTTCTTGAGGCCTCCTTTGTAGACGGTCCTCTCGTGAATCAGTCGATTGAGACAGAGCTGACGATGCCCGCTCAGCTCGTGGCGGGCATCGCATTTGACGTGACGGACCGTCTCCTCCTTCAGGCCGACTACCAATGGACGGGATGGTCTGCTTTTGATACCATTCCGCTGGACTTTGAGCGGGACGCGCTCGACCAGTCCCGAGATGAGGGCTACGAAAACACGCATGCAGTCCGGATTGGGGGCTCCTACGACCTAACGTCGGCTCTGACCCTCCGGGGCGGGTACCTTTTCAACCAAGCTGCAGCTCCGGATCGGACGGTGACGCCCCTTTTGCCGGAAGCCAACCGCAATCACATTACCGCAGGACTCGGATGGCGTGCCCTTGACCAAATGGAACTGAATGTCTCCTACCAGTACCTTGGCCAAAACGATCGTCGGGGACGGGTTCGCGGCCCTCGACCTGGGGAGAAAAACCCATCGGTCGAGGACCTTAACAGCGGACTGTACTCCTTCCACGCCCACCTCATCGGGACGACTCTCACGATTTACCTCTAA
- a CDS encoding permease-like cell division protein FtsX, whose translation MFPYFIREGFANFGRAKFAAFASTSAITVALVLIGIFAVVGYEAQVVSTMLREQAGEMEVFVDGQAGMEEQEALHARIQTLPGVAGTEFVSHEEAAEVFRREFGEEASLFEDPTFLPASVRITVAPPYATPDSMSSMAARIENFRHVDEVVFNRDLLVQVAQNRRLISAIGFALGIIVVMASVFLVANTIRLTIYARRLLIRTMKLVGATDRFVRRPFLVEGVLQGILGGGIAAGVVWGLYRLFLQQMDQGPVPFYLEVSLIGGLVTAGVLLGWVGSYFAARRFIQNIELH comes from the coding sequence ATGTTCCCGTACTTCATACGCGAGGGATTTGCCAACTTCGGGCGCGCCAAGTTTGCGGCGTTTGCGTCCACGAGCGCCATTACAGTGGCCCTCGTTCTGATTGGAATCTTCGCGGTGGTGGGGTATGAGGCGCAGGTTGTGTCCACGATGCTCCGCGAGCAGGCGGGGGAGATGGAAGTGTTTGTGGACGGGCAGGCCGGAATGGAGGAGCAGGAGGCGCTCCATGCCCGCATCCAGACGTTGCCGGGCGTGGCCGGAACGGAGTTCGTCTCCCACGAGGAGGCGGCGGAGGTTTTCCGGCGCGAGTTTGGAGAAGAGGCATCCTTATTTGAGGACCCGACCTTTCTTCCGGCGTCGGTTCGCATCACGGTGGCTCCGCCCTACGCTACGCCAGACAGCATGTCGAGCATGGCGGCCCGTATTGAGAACTTCCGGCACGTTGACGAGGTGGTCTTCAACCGGGATCTTCTCGTGCAGGTGGCGCAGAACCGTCGTCTCATCAGCGCCATTGGCTTTGCGCTGGGAATTATCGTGGTCATGGCATCGGTCTTTCTGGTTGCCAACACGATTCGTCTCACGATCTACGCGCGTCGGCTCTTAATCCGCACCATGAAGCTGGTCGGGGCCACCGATCGCTTCGTCCGGCGGCCCTTTTTGGTCGAGGGCGTTCTGCAGGGAATCTTGGGCGGCGGTATTGCGGCGGGGGTCGTGTGGGGACTCTACCGTCTCTTTCTCCAGCAGATGGATCAGGGGCCGGTCCCCTTCTACTTAGAGGTGTCGCTGATCGGAGGCCTCGTTACGGCAGGGGTCCTCCTCGGTTGGGTCGGGTCCTACTTTGCGGCCCGTCGCTTCATTCAAAACATTGAATTGCACTGA
- a CDS encoding DUF4397 domain-containing protein has protein sequence MRQVLTIALCLVFAVGFAGCDSNGGGEGPTAEVRFMHASPGAGDVSVVVGGETILSGVSFSGNIVSPTVSDYEEISVGTDTEIEVQDASGAPVLSTTAGAANLEEDNQYTIIVAGTPSAESAPRAIALRDQFRDDLGDSQIGLRLVHGAAMPGAVDIYLNAPGTDLTQQDLITEDFQFGEDFPGEFAGQFAPQALSDNGSVLVVTPAGQTTRVLELPVGTGSEGSLEVQPGMHLTGVAIDAPGSDNQPAGALIHIDAPGM, from the coding sequence ATGAGACAGGTACTTACCATCGCGCTTTGTCTGGTATTTGCTGTTGGCTTTGCCGGCTGCGATAGCAATGGCGGCGGCGAAGGACCGACGGCGGAGGTTCGGTTTATGCATGCTTCCCCGGGAGCAGGAGACGTATCGGTCGTCGTCGGAGGAGAGACGATTCTTAGTGGGGTCTCGTTTAGTGGGAATATTGTTAGCCCCACCGTGTCGGATTACGAAGAGATCTCCGTTGGTACGGATACCGAGATCGAAGTTCAGGACGCCTCCGGTGCTCCCGTGCTTTCGACGACCGCAGGAGCCGCCAATCTTGAGGAAGACAACCAGTATACGATCATTGTCGCCGGTACCCCATCGGCAGAAAGCGCTCCTCGGGCCATTGCGCTTCGAGATCAGTTTCGGGACGATCTGGGAGACAGCCAGATTGGACTGCGCCTCGTCCATGGGGCTGCAATGCCGGGAGCCGTCGACATTTATCTCAATGCGCCGGGGACGGATCTGACGCAGCAGGACCTCATCACCGAAGACTTCCAGTTTGGAGAAGATTTCCCGGGTGAGTTTGCTGGGCAGTTTGCACCTCAGGCGCTTTCGGACAACGGAAGTGTGCTCGTGGTAACACCTGCAGGACAGACAACTCGTGTTTTGGAGTTGCCGGTCGGAACAGGGTCGGAGGGTAGCCTAGAGGTACAGCCAGGTATGCATTTGACAGGAGTGGCGATTGATGCTCCTGGATCAGACAACCAACCTGCTGGAGCGCTTATCCACATTGACGCTCCTGGGATGTAA
- a CDS encoding histidine phosphatase family protein yields the protein MQTVWIARHANRQDFADPNWADTADRPHDPGLSTDGVEQAQQLARRINDLDVDRIVASPFLRTVETAHYAAEAVDEPVFIEPGLGEWHNDDWFDAPPSTLPFPALARRFDRLSPHHTPCRTPSYPESKHEALGRLGATGQCLTETFPEETLLLVGHGITVQGILHGLVRSDLPNPGCPLASLTQVVRQEDGWTLRTRNDTRHLENGARASRRLA from the coding sequence ATGCAAACCGTCTGGATTGCCCGCCACGCCAACCGACAAGACTTTGCCGATCCCAACTGGGCTGACACCGCCGACCGCCCGCACGATCCCGGCCTTTCGACGGACGGGGTTGAGCAGGCCCAGCAGTTGGCCCGTCGGATCAACGATCTCGACGTGGACCGCATCGTCGCCTCCCCCTTCCTCCGAACGGTCGAAACGGCCCACTATGCCGCTGAAGCCGTCGACGAGCCGGTCTTTATTGAGCCTGGCCTCGGGGAATGGCATAACGATGACTGGTTCGACGCCCCGCCGAGCACACTCCCGTTTCCGGCCTTGGCTCGCCGCTTCGATCGCCTGTCCCCTCATCACACACCGTGTCGCACCCCGAGCTATCCAGAATCGAAACATGAAGCACTGGGCCGCCTCGGCGCTACGGGACAGTGCCTGACAGAAACGTTCCCTGAAGAAACGCTCCTACTCGTCGGCCACGGCATTACCGTCCAGGGCATCTTGCACGGCCTAGTACGTTCAGACCTCCCCAATCCGGGCTGTCCGCTCGCGAGCCTTACCCAGGTCGTCCGCCAGGAGGACGGATGGACCCTCCGCACCCGGAACGACACCCGCCACCTCGAAAACGGGGCCCGAGCCTCTCGCCGACTGGCCTGA